One bacterium BMS3Abin08 genomic window carries:
- the zraS_4 gene encoding sensor protein ZraS: MESVSIPLDLAFARIRRITIETFIFGVSTLGLLFFAIYGTFSHLVTKPLNNLSNIFKGITNGTQPLGRDIPADRNDEIGELTESFNILSRHLLEAQEKLKKTADLEKQMMETEKLATLGQLSAGVAHEINNPIGGIRLCFNNLINTDMDTATMKQHAEVVNSGLDRIQRIVKQLLDFSKNAPLDLLPASVNKIIEDVLNISRYTISKKGITLIKHLSHEVPELMVDPNKLEQVFLNLIINAVQAMDGEGILTIRTWRDDSICNVSFSDTGGGIPAEVLPNIFDPFFTTKDVGEGTGLGLTVSKAIVEQHGGEIVVETSGSGTTFTVRLSL, translated from the coding sequence GTGGAATCGGTTTCAATCCCGCTGGACCTTGCCTTTGCCCGTATAAGAAGGATTACTATAGAAACATTCATATTCGGAGTCTCGACACTTGGGCTTCTGTTTTTTGCCATCTATGGCACGTTCAGTCACCTTGTGACAAAACCTCTTAATAATCTCTCAAATATATTCAAGGGTATTACAAACGGTACGCAACCCCTTGGCAGGGACATTCCGGCCGACCGCAATGATGAAATCGGGGAACTTACAGAATCATTCAACATTCTTTCAAGGCATCTCCTTGAGGCACAGGAGAAATTGAAAAAGACTGCTGACCTTGAAAAGCAGATGATGGAGACGGAGAAACTTGCAACCCTGGGACAGCTCTCCGCCGGGGTTGCCCATGAGATAAACAACCCCATCGGCGGCATAAGGCTCTGTTTTAATAATCTCATAAACACGGATATGGATACCGCGACCATGAAGCAGCACGCCGAGGTCGTCAATTCAGGCCTCGACAGGATACAGAGAATAGTGAAACAACTCCTTGACTTTTCAAAAAACGCGCCCCTCGATCTTCTCCCTGCTTCAGTTAATAAAATAATAGAGGATGTTCTTAATATTTCCAGGTATACAATATCTAAAAAGGGTATAACTCTTATTAAGCATTTATCTCATGAGGTGCCTGAACTGATGGTGGACCCGAACAAACTGGAGCAGGTGTTTCTTAACCTGATAATAAATGCAGTACAGGCAATGGATGGCGAGGGTATATTGACCATCAGGACATGGCGCGATGACAGTATTTGCAATGTATCCTTTTCAGACACCGGAGGGGGTATCCCTGCTGAGGTCCTCCCTAACATATTCGACCCGTTCTTTACGACCAAGGATGTCGGAGAGGGGACAGGGCTTGGATTGACCGTGAGTAAGGCAATAGTTGAGCAGCATGGGGGTGAAATAGTGGTAGAAACATCCGGCAGCGGCACAACATTTACTGTAAGGCTATCCTTGTAA